TGTTCCTGGATCACGGCGCCCACGTCTCCGAGAAAACGCCAGGGTTGTGCGGCCTCGATGCCTTTTTCCAGACATTCTTTCGTGACACGTACCAGTTTTTGGCGATCTTCCGCAACTTCCCCGATCATGAACATACGGGATGCATCTGAAAAGTAACCGTTGTATATAGTGGAAACGTCAACATTGATAATGTCACCACTTCTTAAAATGATATTCTTGTCCGGTATTCCGTGACATACTTCTTCGTTAATGGAAGTACATACACTTTTGGGAAAACCCTCGTAATTCAACGGTGCGGGGATAGCCCCGTGTGCCACGGTGAAATCGTATACCAGCGTGTTAATATCCTCGGTTGACATTCCTTCTCGGATGTTAGCCGCCACGTGATCCAACACGGCCGTGTTGATTTTTGCACTTTCGCGGATGCCTTCTATCTGTTCTGCGTTCTTGATAATCTTTCGGGGGGGAACAATGTGACCCTGA
The window above is part of the Butyricimonas paravirosa genome. Proteins encoded here:
- the map gene encoding type I methionyl aminopeptidase, producing the protein MLFNKNENKPASSIEEKIKLYRRQGHIVPPRKIIKNAEQIEGIRESAKINTAVLDHVAANIREGMSTEDINTLVYDFTVAHGAIPAPLNYEGFPKSVCTSINEEVCHGIPDKNIILRSGDIINVDVSTIYNGYFSDASRMFMIGEVAEDRQKLVRVTKECLEKGIEAAQPWRFLGDVGAVIQEHAESNGYSVVREFCGHGVGLKFHEIPEVEHVGRRGTGMLLVPGMIFTIEPMINMGERDIFIDEDNDWTVITEDEQPSAQWENTILITETGNEILTW